One Alicyclobacillus acidoterrestris DNA window includes the following coding sequences:
- a CDS encoding DUF917 domain-containing protein, with translation MTKRQLTASDVEAAVLGGKFLGGGGGGWTEDGLALANEAVQTNAPVLISPAECRDDDVIVTAALVGAPAAKDQYVEPAHFVRTIERMESALGTKVAGVITNENGAAATVNGWIQAAKLGIPVIDAPCNGRAHPTGVMGSIGLHQLEDFVSIQTASGGRLDKYVEIVVKASLQRAASLVRNASVEAGGVVAVARNPVTASYVMQHGAVGAITQAIELGHAMLRSQANGARAVVDAALGFMGGERIATGKVAHVSLRTEGGFDVGEVTIGDVDMTFWNEYMTLERNGERLATFPDLIMTMDTNTGLPLLTAELQPGLDVTVVCVPRANLKLGAGMNDEALFKVVERVVNKEICKYVFASSIGTA, from the coding sequence ATGACGAAGCGTCAATTAACCGCCAGTGATGTGGAGGCGGCTGTGTTGGGCGGAAAGTTTCTAGGCGGCGGCGGGGGTGGCTGGACGGAGGATGGTCTTGCACTTGCAAACGAGGCGGTGCAGACGAACGCGCCTGTGCTCATCAGCCCGGCCGAGTGCCGTGACGACGACGTCATTGTGACGGCTGCGCTGGTTGGTGCGCCGGCTGCCAAAGACCAATACGTCGAACCGGCTCACTTTGTGCGGACCATTGAACGAATGGAGTCGGCACTAGGAACCAAAGTCGCTGGGGTTATTACGAACGAAAACGGCGCTGCGGCTACGGTGAATGGATGGATTCAAGCCGCGAAGCTGGGCATTCCAGTCATTGATGCACCTTGCAATGGGCGCGCACATCCGACGGGTGTGATGGGATCCATCGGCCTCCACCAACTGGAGGACTTCGTCAGTATTCAAACGGCAAGCGGTGGACGTCTAGATAAGTACGTGGAAATCGTCGTGAAAGCCTCCTTGCAACGCGCGGCCTCCCTCGTTCGGAACGCGTCTGTTGAGGCCGGCGGTGTGGTGGCGGTCGCGAGGAACCCTGTCACCGCAAGTTATGTGATGCAACATGGGGCCGTCGGCGCCATTACCCAAGCCATCGAGTTGGGGCACGCCATGCTGCGGTCGCAGGCGAATGGGGCGCGAGCCGTAGTGGACGCCGCCTTGGGCTTCATGGGCGGAGAGCGCATCGCGACGGGCAAGGTAGCGCATGTTTCGCTGCGGACAGAAGGCGGCTTTGATGTGGGAGAAGTCACCATCGGCGACGTGGATATGACGTTTTGGAACGAGTACATGACCTTGGAGAGAAACGGTGAGCGGCTAGCGACGTTCCCAGACCTCATCATGACGATGGATACGAACACGGGGCTGCCACTGCTAACGGCAGAGTTGCAGCCTGGATTGGATGTCACTGTCGTCTGTGTCCCAAGGGCCAATCTCAAGCTCGGCGCGGGTATGAATGACGAAGCCTTGTTCAAAGTCGTTGAACGTGTCGTCAACAAGGAGATTTGCAAATACGTGTTTGCGTCATCAATTGGGACGGCGTAG